The proteins below are encoded in one region of Balaenoptera acutorostrata chromosome 11, mBalAcu1.1, whole genome shotgun sequence:
- the PRIM1 gene encoding DNA primase small subunit — translation MEAFDPAELPELLKLYYRRLFPYAQYYRWLNYGGVVKNYFQHREFSFTLKDDIYIRYQSFNNQSDLEKEMQKMNPYKIDIGAVYSHRPNQHNTVKLGAFQAQEKELVFDIDMTDYDDVRRCCSSADICSKCWTLMTMAIHIIDRALKEDFGFKHRLWVYSGRRGVHCWVCDGSVRKLSSAVRSGIVEYLSVVKGGQDVKKKVHLSEKIHPFVRKSINIIKKYFEDYALVDQDILENKESWDKILALVPETMHDELQQSFQKHHNSLQRWEHLKKAASRCQNNSKNDKCGPWLEWEIMLQYCFPRLDINVSKGINHLLKSPFSVHPKTGRISVPIDLQKVDQFDPFTVPTISSICHELDVISTKEEEKENGAESDIKHRTRDYKKTSLAPFVKVFEQFLENLDKSRKGELLKKSDLQKDF, via the exons ATGGAGGCATTTGACCCCGCAGAGCTGCCCGAGCTGCTTAAGCTTTATTACCGGAGGCTCTTTCCCTATGCCCAGTACTATCGCTGGCTCAACTATGGCGGAG tggtaaagaattacTTTCAACACCGTGAATTTTCCTTCACATTGAAAGATGATATTTACATTCGTTACCAATCCTTCAACAACCAGAGTGATCTGGAAAAGGAGATGCAGAAAATGAATCCGTACAAGATTGATATAGGCGCGGTATATTCCCACAGA CCCAATCAACACAATACAGTGAAGCTGGGAGCTTTCCAGGCTCAAGAAAAAGAACTGGTGTTTGACATTGACATGACAGACTACGACGATGTGAGGAGATGTTGTAG TTCTGCAGACATATGTTCTAAGTGCTGGACCCTCATGACGATGGCCATACACATCATCGACCGAGCATTGAAGG AGGACTTTGGATTTAAACATCGTCTCTGGGTATATTCTGGAAGGAGAGGTGTTCATTGCTGGGTCTGTGATGGATCAGTTAGAAAACTGTCCTCTGCAGTACGTTCTGGGATAGTTGAATATTTGAGTGTTGTAAAG GGTGgtcaagatgttaaaaagaaagttcACCTAAGTGAAAAAATTCATCCTTTTGTCAG aaaatctataaacataataaaaaaatactttgaagaCTATGCCTTGGTTGATCAAGATATTCTTGAGAATAAAGAAAGCTGGGATAAGATTTTAGCCCTTGTTCCTGAAA CAATGCATGATGAACTTCAACAGAGCTTCCAAAAGCATCACAATTCACTTCAGCGCTGGGAGCATTTGAAGAAAGCAGCCAGCAGATGTCAG AATAACAGCAAAAATGACAAATGTGGACCCTGGCTTGAGTGGGAGATCATGCTCCAGTACTGTTTTCCACGACTGGATATCAATGTTAGCAAAGGAATCAATCATTTACTGAAGAGCCCTTTTAGTGTTCATCCTAAAACAG GTCGCATTTCTGTGCCTATTGATTTACAGAAAGTGGATCAGTTTGATCCATTTACTGTTCCAACCATAAG TTCCATTTGCCATGAATTGGATGTTATTTCcactaaagaagaagaaaaagagaacgGAGCTGAATCTGATATCAAACATAGAACCAGAG ATTACAAGAAGACCAGTCTAGCTCCTTTTGTAAAAGTTTTTGAGCAGTTTCTTGAAAACCTGGATAAATCTCGAAAAGGAGAACTTCTCAAGAAGAGTG atttacaaaaagaCTTCTGA